One Ahaetulla prasina isolate Xishuangbanna chromosome 1, ASM2864084v1, whole genome shotgun sequence DNA window includes the following coding sequences:
- the LOC131192090 gene encoding p53 apoptosis effector related to PMP-22-like gives MVQYGLDYTRCRWILPLLLGLAMIFGIISLAGWGWVTSQTFPFVSEGSLWKLCSLEDDWRCTSLMDFAWGRGAAGTFLVGFVLVCICFALSIIAFAIPTLRFNFIRGIGGLCFVAAIFSLMGLVIYAVMISTRVAFPVNTVHVFDWSYGFGWTMCIMSIGLGFFFCCLPLYEDHILGNVKPEFY, from the exons ATGGTTCAGTATGGTCTGGATTATACCCGCTGCAGATGGATCTTGCCCCTTCTGCTGGGCTTAGCAATGATCTTTGGCATCATTTCACTAGCTGGTTGGGGCTGGGTAACCTCACAAACTTTTCCATTTGTGAGTGAAGGGTCGTTATGGAAGTTATGTTCTTTGGAAGATGATTGGCGATGTACGTCTCTCATGGATTTTG CTTGGGGCAGAGGTGCAGCTGGTACCTTCTTAGTTGGATTTGTACTCGTCTGCATCTGCTTTGCCTTGTCCATCATCGCCTTTGCCATCCCGACACTTCGCTTCAACTTCATTAGAGGCATAGGAGGCTTGTGTTTTGTCGCTG ccATATTCTCATTAATGGGCCTTGTCATCTATGCTGTAATGATTTCAACGCGTGTGGCCTTCCCAGTAAATACTGTGCATGTGTTTGACTGGAGCTACGGATTTGGGTGGACCATGTGTATCATGTCAATAGGTCTTGGATTCTTCTTTTGTTGTCTCCCCCTCTATGAAGATCATATTTTGGGAAACGTCAAACCTGAATTTTATTAA